In Haloterrigena turkmenica DSM 5511, a single genomic region encodes these proteins:
- a CDS encoding tRNA sulfurtransferase: MSPPGADTVLVRHGDLNTKSNTVKRYMVDVLCENLEALLADRSIPGDVERKWNRPLIHTTEDAVEEATDAATDAFGVVSASPALTVSTEKERIIEALTEAARECYDGGAFAVDARRANKDVPYSSEDLAREGGDAVWAAVEDEFEPEVDLDDPDVTFGVEVRDECTYVYLEKRPGPGGLPLGSQEPAVALVSGGIDSPVAAYEIMKRGSPIVPAYVDLGDYGGIDHEARAMETVRLLSEYAPNFDMDVYRIPGGETVDLLVREMDKGRMLSLRRFFYRAAETLAERVDAHGIVTGEAVGQKSSQTLQNLGVTSRAADLPIHRPLLTRDKQDIVAQAREIGTFTDSTIDAGCNRVTPDRVETNARLEPLLAHEPDDLLERAEEAAKNATLVAP; encoded by the coding sequence ATGTCCCCCCCGGGAGCCGATACCGTCCTCGTTCGTCACGGGGATCTCAACACCAAGAGCAACACCGTCAAGCGGTACATGGTGGACGTCCTCTGTGAGAACCTCGAGGCCCTCCTCGCGGACCGCTCGATCCCAGGCGACGTCGAGCGCAAGTGGAATCGACCGCTGATCCACACGACCGAGGACGCCGTCGAGGAGGCAACCGACGCGGCCACCGACGCCTTCGGCGTCGTCTCGGCCAGCCCCGCCCTGACCGTCAGTACCGAGAAAGAACGGATCATCGAGGCGCTGACCGAGGCCGCCCGCGAGTGTTACGACGGCGGAGCGTTCGCGGTCGACGCCCGCCGGGCGAACAAGGACGTCCCCTACAGCAGCGAGGATCTGGCCCGCGAGGGCGGCGACGCCGTCTGGGCCGCCGTCGAGGACGAGTTCGAGCCCGAAGTCGACCTCGACGATCCCGACGTCACCTTCGGCGTCGAAGTCCGCGACGAGTGCACCTACGTCTACCTCGAGAAGCGCCCCGGACCGGGCGGACTACCGCTCGGTTCCCAGGAGCCCGCGGTCGCGCTGGTCAGCGGCGGGATCGACTCGCCGGTCGCGGCCTACGAGATCATGAAGCGGGGGAGCCCGATCGTGCCGGCCTACGTCGACCTCGGCGACTACGGCGGGATCGACCACGAAGCGCGCGCGATGGAGACCGTCCGGCTCCTCTCCGAGTACGCGCCCAATTTCGACATGGACGTCTACCGGATTCCCGGGGGCGAGACGGTCGACCTGCTGGTTCGAGAGATGGACAAGGGGCGGATGCTCTCCCTGCGCCGCTTTTTCTACCGGGCCGCCGAGACGCTGGCCGAGCGCGTCGACGCCCATGGGATCGTCACCGGCGAGGCCGTCGGCCAGAAGTCCAGCCAGACCCTCCAGAACCTCGGCGTCACCAGCCGCGCCGCCGACCTCCCGATCCACCGCCCGCTGCTCACCCGCGACAAGCAGGACATCGTCGCCCAGGCCCGCGAGATCGGCACGTTCACCGACTCGACGATCGACGCCGGCTGCAACCGCGTCACCCCCGACCGCGTCGAGACCAACGCCCGCCTCGAGCCGCTGCTCGCACACGAGCCCGACGACCTCCTCGAGCGGGCCGAGGAAGCGGCGAAGAACGCGACGCTGGTCGCGCCCTGA
- a CDS encoding TlpA family protein disulfide reductase → MSLETMEPNPAWDEASYEDAIDTLEAHNDELVYKVWGGDWCKDCRKLLPDFGAALDAAEVPEDRIEEIAVDEDKQGPGVEEYGIEYIPTVVVLDDDGEEVTRFVEEEDQPPAIWLAQRLEDELA, encoded by the coding sequence ATGAGTCTCGAGACCATGGAGCCCAATCCCGCGTGGGACGAGGCCTCCTACGAGGACGCGATCGACACGCTCGAAGCGCACAACGACGAACTGGTGTACAAGGTCTGGGGCGGCGACTGGTGTAAGGACTGCCGGAAGCTTCTGCCGGATTTCGGCGCGGCACTGGACGCCGCGGAAGTTCCTGAGGATCGCATCGAAGAGATCGCGGTCGACGAGGACAAGCAGGGTCCCGGCGTCGAGGAGTACGGTATCGAGTACATCCCGACGGTCGTCGTGCTGGATGACGACGGCGAGGAAGTCACGCGGTTCGTCGAAGAGGAGGACCAGCCGCCGGCGATCTGGCTGGCCCAGCGACTCGAGGACGAACTGGCGTAA
- a CDS encoding thioredoxin domain-containing protein, whose amino-acid sequence MTDPTTRNRLEDEESPYLRQHADNPVNWQPWDEDALEAAKERDVPIFLSIGYSACHWCHVMEDESFEDDEVAAVLNENFVPIKVDREERPDIDSIYMTVAQLVSGRGGWPLSAWLTPEGKPFFVGTYFPKESQRNQPGFLELCQRISDSWESGEDREEMEHRADQWTEAAKDRLEETPDDAGTAGGAAEPPSSEVLETAADAALRSADRQYGGFGSGGPKFPQPSRLHVLARAYDRTGREEYLEVVEESLDAMAAGGLYDHVGGGFHRYCVDKDWTVPHFEKMLYDNAEIPRAFLAGYQLTGEERYAEVVDETLAFLERELTHDEGGFFSTLDAQSEDPETGEREEGVFYVWTPDEVSEVLEDETTADLFCARYDITESGNFEGRNQPNRVRSLESLADEYDLAEAEIEDRLEDAREQLFEAREQRPRPNRDEKVLAGWNGLMINACAEAALVVGNDEYADQAVDALEFVRDRLWDEDEQRLSRRFKDGNVKVDGYLEDYAFLARGALGCYQATGDVDHLGFALDLARTIEAEFWDEEQGTIYFTPESGESLVTRPQELTDQSTPSAAGVAVETLLALDEFAEDDFGEIAATVLETHANKIEANSLEHASLCLAADRLEAGALEVTVAADELPAEWRDRFADEYHPDRLFALRPPTAEGLEAWLDQLGLEEPPAIWAGREARDGEPTLYVCRDRTCSPPTHDVEDALEWLGDNAAVEGSSADDPSLGDDESPF is encoded by the coding sequence ATGACCGATCCAACGACGCGCAATCGGCTCGAGGACGAAGAGAGTCCCTACCTGCGCCAGCACGCGGACAACCCCGTCAACTGGCAGCCCTGGGACGAGGACGCTCTCGAGGCCGCCAAGGAACGCGACGTGCCCATCTTCCTCTCGATCGGCTACTCGGCGTGTCACTGGTGTCACGTCATGGAAGACGAGAGCTTCGAGGACGACGAAGTCGCCGCGGTGCTCAACGAGAACTTCGTCCCGATCAAGGTCGACCGCGAGGAGCGCCCGGACATCGACAGCATCTACATGACCGTCGCCCAGCTCGTCTCCGGACGGGGCGGCTGGCCGCTGTCGGCGTGGCTTACGCCCGAGGGGAAACCGTTCTTCGTCGGGACCTACTTCCCGAAGGAGAGCCAGCGCAACCAGCCCGGTTTCCTCGAGCTCTGCCAGCGGATCAGCGACTCCTGGGAGAGCGGGGAGGACCGCGAGGAGATGGAACACCGCGCCGACCAGTGGACCGAGGCCGCGAAGGACCGCCTCGAGGAGACCCCAGACGATGCGGGGACCGCGGGCGGCGCCGCCGAACCGCCCTCGAGCGAGGTTCTCGAGACCGCGGCGGACGCGGCCCTCCGCAGTGCCGACCGCCAGTACGGCGGCTTCGGCTCCGGCGGCCCGAAGTTCCCACAGCCCTCGCGGCTCCACGTCCTCGCTCGCGCGTACGACCGAACCGGCCGCGAGGAGTACCTCGAGGTGGTCGAGGAGTCGCTCGACGCGATGGCCGCGGGCGGGCTCTACGATCACGTCGGCGGCGGCTTTCACCGGTACTGCGTCGACAAGGACTGGACGGTCCCCCACTTCGAGAAGATGCTGTACGACAACGCCGAGATTCCGCGGGCCTTTCTCGCCGGCTACCAGCTCACTGGCGAGGAGCGCTACGCCGAGGTCGTCGACGAGACCCTCGCGTTCCTCGAGCGCGAACTCACTCACGACGAGGGCGGCTTCTTCAGCACCTTAGACGCCCAGAGCGAGGACCCCGAGACCGGCGAGCGCGAGGAGGGCGTGTTCTACGTCTGGACGCCCGACGAGGTCAGCGAGGTCCTCGAGGACGAAACGACGGCCGACCTCTTCTGTGCCCGCTACGACATCACCGAGTCGGGCAACTTCGAGGGGCGGAACCAGCCCAACCGCGTGCGCTCGCTCGAGTCGCTGGCCGACGAGTACGACCTCGCAGAAGCCGAGATCGAAGACCGGCTCGAGGACGCCCGCGAGCAGCTGTTCGAGGCCCGAGAACAGCGCCCGCGCCCCAACCGCGACGAGAAGGTGCTGGCCGGCTGGAACGGCCTCATGATCAACGCGTGCGCGGAGGCCGCGCTCGTCGTCGGGAACGACGAGTACGCCGACCAGGCCGTCGATGCCCTCGAGTTCGTCCGCGACCGACTCTGGGATGAGGACGAACAGCGCCTCTCGCGCCGCTTCAAGGACGGAAACGTCAAGGTCGACGGCTATCTCGAGGACTACGCCTTCCTCGCTCGCGGAGCCCTCGGCTGCTATCAGGCCACCGGCGACGTCGACCACCTCGGGTTCGCGCTGGATCTCGCTCGGACCATCGAAGCCGAGTTCTGGGACGAAGAGCAGGGCACAATCTACTTCACCCCCGAGAGCGGCGAGTCGCTCGTGACGCGCCCGCAGGAACTCACCGATCAGTCGACGCCGTCGGCGGCCGGCGTCGCGGTCGAGACACTGCTTGCGCTCGACGAGTTCGCGGAAGACGACTTCGGAGAAATCGCCGCAACGGTCCTCGAGACTCACGCGAACAAGATCGAAGCCAACTCCCTGGAGCACGCCTCGCTGTGTCTGGCCGCCGACCGCCTCGAGGCCGGCGCGCTCGAGGTCACCGTCGCTGCCGACGAGTTGCCCGCGGAGTGGCGCGATCGCTTCGCCGACGAGTACCACCCCGATCGGCTGTTTGCACTCCGACCGCCGACCGCGGAGGGACTCGAGGCCTGGCTCGATCAGTTAGGGCTCGAGGAACCGCCGGCGATCTGGGCCGGTCGCGAGGCCCGCGACGGCGAGCCGACGCTGTACGTCTGTCGCGACCGGACGTGCTCGCCGCCGACCCACGACGTCGAGGACGCCCTCGAGTGGCTGGGCGACAACGCGGCGGTCGAGGGATCGAGCGCGGACGACCCGTCGCTCGGCGACGACGAGAGCCCGTTCTGA
- a CDS encoding metallophosphoesterase, which yields MTGDSDDPVYYVISDLHIGGDEQLGEVDFLGELLDFLERLATTDEDAELVINGDAFGLWEFTEVDGLAKFDVLTDRYPELFDQLRETGDSIPITLLPGNHDNELAAYDEYVERLSEYNVDLVRAESITRPVGDRVIYFEHGHQRDPNNRFEDFGNPYETPLGYYYNTNVTSRAGRLSERGRFNWLKDVQAVTPTERVPRWLLSKYFYREMNPLLRYAAIPILLLLNISVLLAALAGLDVAGVWTMPVETADAVLARLGLVGEAVHFLLVVNAAIAGVLVLAGVPLYFILRDVGTTVDRFGVFETDLTVDPDEPYTAAARELFAERPETAVFCYGHTHRPLLKEVDDRALVNTGTWLKRLHRRDVVAGVLPPVFYPSYQLCAVRIAAESDGVAVEFEEIEKADPSADEITRTERLLTLGRAPTQTLPDRTVVADAGPESASAPDE from the coding sequence ATGACAGGCGACAGCGATGATCCGGTCTACTACGTGATCAGCGACCTCCACATCGGCGGCGACGAACAGCTCGGCGAGGTCGACTTCCTCGGGGAGTTACTCGACTTTCTCGAGCGGCTCGCGACGACCGACGAGGACGCAGAGCTCGTCATCAACGGCGACGCGTTCGGGCTGTGGGAGTTCACCGAAGTCGACGGACTGGCGAAGTTCGACGTCCTGACCGATCGGTATCCCGAACTGTTCGACCAGTTGCGCGAGACCGGCGACTCGATCCCGATCACCCTGTTGCCGGGCAACCACGACAACGAACTCGCGGCCTACGACGAGTACGTCGAGCGGTTGAGCGAGTACAACGTCGACCTCGTTCGGGCCGAGTCGATCACCAGACCGGTCGGCGATCGGGTGATTTACTTCGAACACGGGCACCAGCGCGATCCCAACAACCGGTTCGAGGACTTCGGCAATCCCTACGAGACGCCGCTCGGCTACTACTACAACACCAACGTCACGAGCAGGGCCGGCCGGCTGTCCGAACGAGGGCGATTCAACTGGTTAAAAGACGTGCAGGCGGTGACGCCGACCGAACGGGTCCCCCGCTGGCTCCTCTCGAAGTACTTCTACCGCGAGATGAACCCCCTCCTTCGCTACGCCGCGATCCCGATCCTCCTCTTGCTCAATATCAGCGTCCTGCTCGCGGCGCTCGCCGGACTGGACGTGGCCGGCGTCTGGACGATGCCCGTCGAGACGGCGGACGCGGTGCTCGCCCGGCTGGGTCTCGTCGGGGAGGCGGTTCACTTCCTCCTCGTCGTCAACGCGGCGATCGCGGGCGTGTTGGTGCTCGCGGGCGTTCCGCTCTACTTCATCCTCCGCGACGTCGGTACCACGGTCGATCGGTTCGGCGTGTTCGAGACGGATCTCACCGTCGACCCCGACGAGCCGTACACGGCGGCCGCCCGCGAGCTGTTCGCCGAGCGGCCCGAGACGGCGGTCTTCTGCTACGGACACACCCACCGCCCGCTGCTGAAGGAGGTCGACGACCGGGCGCTCGTCAACACCGGGACGTGGTTGAAGCGCCTCCACCGCCGGGACGTCGTCGCCGGGGTGCTTCCGCCGGTGTTCTATCCGTCCTATCAGCTGTGCGCCGTTCGAATCGCCGCCGAGTCCGACGGCGTGGCCGTCGAGTTCGAGGAGATCGAGAAGGCCGATCCGAGCGCGGACGAGATCACCCGCACCGAGCGCCTGCTCACGCTGGGGCGGGCGCCGACGCAGACCCTCCCAGACCGAACGGTCGTCGCCGACGCGGGCCCCGAATCCGCCTCTGCACCGGACGAGTGA
- a CDS encoding PLP-dependent cysteine synthase family protein, protein MKGSILDTIGSPLVQVDSPEGATIATKIESFNPGGSAKDRPAREMIRAAEREGRIEPGDWLVEPTSGNTGIGLALVAAARDYDLTIVMPADKSEERRRIMAAYGAELELVEGNMEDARARADELEAEGAIQLGQFENPANPEAHYKTTGEEILEQVGDREIDAFVAGVGTGGTISGTGRRLREEFPDMDIIAVEPARNAVLSTGESGSDDFQGMGPGFVSDNLDLDLIDRVETVKLENAEDECRRLARDEGVLVGQSSGATSLVSQRIADEIAEPGLECPEVPGAFDEPAAAPEPDGGRVDDCPLVVTVFWDSGERYLSTGLFD, encoded by the coding sequence ATGAAAGGCAGCATCCTGGACACAATCGGCTCGCCGCTCGTCCAGGTCGACTCGCCGGAAGGGGCGACGATCGCCACCAAGATCGAATCGTTCAACCCCGGCGGCTCGGCGAAGGACAGGCCGGCCCGCGAGATGATCCGGGCGGCCGAACGCGAGGGGCGGATCGAACCCGGCGACTGGCTCGTCGAACCGACCAGCGGCAACACCGGCATCGGGCTCGCGCTGGTCGCGGCCGCCCGCGACTACGATCTGACGATCGTCATGCCGGCGGACAAGTCCGAAGAGCGGCGCCGAATCATGGCCGCCTACGGCGCCGAACTCGAGTTGGTCGAGGGCAACATGGAGGACGCCCGCGCTCGAGCGGACGAACTCGAGGCCGAGGGCGCGATCCAGCTCGGCCAGTTCGAGAATCCCGCCAACCCCGAGGCCCACTACAAGACGACCGGCGAGGAGATCCTCGAACAGGTCGGCGACCGCGAGATCGACGCCTTCGTCGCCGGCGTCGGCACCGGCGGCACGATCTCCGGCACCGGCCGGCGGCTCCGTGAGGAGTTCCCCGACATGGACATCATTGCCGTCGAGCCGGCGCGCAATGCCGTCCTCTCGACCGGCGAGTCCGGCAGCGACGACTTCCAGGGGATGGGGCCGGGATTCGTCAGCGACAACCTCGATCTCGACCTGATCGACCGCGTCGAGACCGTGAAACTCGAGAACGCCGAGGACGAGTGCCGACGCCTCGCCCGCGACGAGGGCGTCCTCGTCGGCCAGTCCAGCGGCGCGACGAGCCTGGTCTCCCAGCGGATCGCCGACGAGATCGCCGAACCCGGCCTCGAGTGTCCGGAGGTGCCGGGCGCGTTCGACGAGCCGGCGGCCGCGCCCGAGCCCGACGGGGGCCGGGTCGACGACTGCCCGCTCGTGGTCACGGTCTTCTGGGACAGCGGCGAGCGCTACCTCTCGACGGGCCTGTTCGACTGA
- a CDS encoding MFS transporter, whose translation MKLPSTVTGSNRVVLAVVASTFFVGFGGGVVFPILPNLGTVLGISPFLVGLILSANRITRLVANAPAGVLIDRIGTRTPFVAGLAIEGLATFGYVVAIVSSFPEGWFMLARVCWGIGSALVFATAYTITADVSEADSRGTSMGIVRAGITFGFPAGLVMGGVVSDLWGNVEAFVLAASFAGLASIIAYLIVPETHVEGEQRAVKPWDVERSLPALTIGLVNFGLYFAYIGVLFSTLVLLIDVRAISIFGLDAQGSSGMLMAVTVLSGSVFTLGGGALSDSVGARVPVMLGFLVTSCVGFAVLAFGSSFEVLVLACVLIGAGQGGVGGPLTALLADLTPEERVGRAMGTNNVFGDVGGALGPLVSLPLIQDLGFGFDGLYAASAVIPMLAGIVLVAGIYVHTGHVSPTVGESVS comes from the coding sequence GTGAAACTGCCCTCCACCGTCACCGGTTCCAATCGCGTCGTCCTCGCCGTCGTCGCCAGTACCTTCTTCGTCGGCTTCGGCGGCGGCGTGGTCTTTCCGATCCTGCCGAACCTGGGTACGGTACTGGGTATCTCTCCGTTTCTGGTCGGCCTGATCCTGAGCGCCAACCGGATCACGCGGCTCGTGGCCAACGCGCCGGCGGGCGTGCTCATCGATCGCATCGGCACCCGAACGCCGTTCGTCGCGGGGCTGGCGATCGAGGGGTTGGCGACGTTCGGCTACGTCGTCGCCATCGTCTCGTCGTTCCCGGAGGGCTGGTTCATGCTCGCCCGCGTGTGTTGGGGGATCGGCAGCGCCCTCGTCTTCGCGACCGCCTACACGATCACAGCGGACGTCAGCGAGGCCGACTCGCGGGGGACCAGCATGGGAATCGTCCGCGCGGGAATTACCTTCGGCTTCCCCGCGGGGCTGGTCATGGGCGGGGTCGTCAGCGACCTCTGGGGGAACGTCGAGGCGTTCGTCCTCGCGGCCTCGTTCGCTGGCCTGGCGAGTATCATCGCCTACCTGATCGTCCCCGAGACCCACGTCGAGGGCGAACAGCGCGCGGTCAAACCCTGGGACGTCGAGCGGAGCCTCCCGGCGCTGACGATCGGCCTCGTCAACTTCGGGCTCTACTTCGCGTACATCGGCGTCCTCTTCTCGACGCTGGTGCTCTTGATCGACGTGCGCGCCATCTCCATCTTCGGGCTCGACGCACAGGGCTCCTCGGGGATGCTGATGGCCGTCACCGTGCTGTCGGGGTCGGTGTTCACCCTCGGCGGCGGCGCGCTCTCCGACTCGGTCGGCGCGCGCGTCCCCGTCATGCTCGGCTTCCTCGTCACCTCCTGTGTCGGCTTCGCCGTCCTCGCCTTCGGCTCGAGCTTCGAGGTGCTGGTGCTGGCCTGCGTCCTGATCGGCGCCGGACAGGGCGGCGTCGGCGGCCCGCTGACGGCGCTGCTGGCCGACCTCACGCCCGAGGAGCGGGTCGGCCGCGCGATGGGGACGAACAACGTCTTCGGCGACGTCGGCGGCGCGCTCGGGCCGCTCGTCTCGCTGCCGCTGATACAGGACCTCGGGTTCGGGTTCGACGGCCTCTACGCCGCCAGCGCCGTCATCCCGATGCTCGCGGGGATCGTCCTCGTCGCCGGCATCTACGTCCACACCGGCCACGTGAGTCCGACCGTCGGCGAATCGGTGAGTTGA
- a CDS encoding DUF5804 family protein, whose product MTRVCLIGDPDCNLQYELLSRETSREALATYDLRRPFENSISLRTVSVGAAVSLLNDLNWYLTRFVDEALVQEPSVSEDEWLSRALATELRNGDLEPADTAEFCKIYGLERVGPDPDAETEADGDTAASTANGGNTATGDTAKSDESAEAGETRDTATNWRLVEPLYVRRTGGELPTYDLRDVEETLVVRLTEAEHSP is encoded by the coding sequence GTGACTCGCGTCTGTCTCATCGGGGACCCCGACTGTAACCTCCAGTACGAACTCCTCTCCCGGGAGACCTCCCGCGAGGCCCTCGCGACGTACGATCTGCGCCGCCCGTTCGAGAACTCGATTTCCCTGCGGACGGTCAGCGTCGGCGCGGCCGTCTCCCTGCTGAACGATCTGAACTGGTATCTCACCCGGTTCGTCGACGAGGCGCTCGTCCAGGAGCCGAGCGTCAGCGAGGACGAGTGGCTCTCGCGAGCGCTCGCGACGGAACTCCGCAACGGCGACCTCGAGCCCGCCGACACCGCCGAGTTCTGCAAGATCTACGGCCTCGAGCGGGTCGGCCCGGACCCCGACGCCGAGACCGAGGCCGACGGCGATACCGCCGCGTCGACCGCGAATGGAGGGAATACCGCGACCGGAGATACCGCCAAGTCGGACGAATCGGCGGAAGCGGGCGAGACGCGCGACACCGCGACGAACTGGCGACTCGTCGAACCGCTGTACGTGCGCCGGACCGGCGGCGAACTCCCGACGTACGATCTCCGGGACGTCGAGGAGACGCTCGTCGTTCGTCTCACGGAAGCGGAACACTCGCCGTGA
- a CDS encoding methionine adenosyltransferase has product MSERNIRVESIDRQAVEDQEVEVVERKGIGHPDSICDGVAEAVAGALAREYIDRVGEVLHFNTDETQLVAGRAAPAFGGGEVVDPIYLLIVGRATKSYEGQTIPAETIALRAARDYLSETIPQLELGEDIVVDVKLGEGSGDLQEVFGEDEVSVPMANDTSYGVGHAPLTETEQIVLETERRLNGEFADENPYLGPDVKIMGKREGDRIDVTVAAAMIDEYIADMDAYADAVDEVQAFVEEISGEYTDREVAVHVNNADDYDEGSIYLTVTGTSAEQGDDGSVGRGNRANGLITPNRSMSMEATSGKNPVNHIGKIYNLLSTEIAESVVDDVDEIRDLRVRLLSQIGRPIDRPHVADVELVTEEGVAVGDVEDDVEAIVDEELANVTDITRRVIDGELSTF; this is encoded by the coding sequence ATGAGCGAGCGGAACATTCGGGTCGAGTCGATCGACCGTCAGGCAGTGGAAGACCAGGAAGTCGAAGTCGTCGAGCGAAAGGGGATCGGCCATCCCGATTCGATCTGTGACGGGGTCGCCGAGGCCGTCGCCGGCGCGCTGGCCCGCGAGTACATCGACCGCGTGGGAGAAGTGCTGCACTTCAACACCGACGAGACGCAACTCGTCGCCGGCCGGGCCGCGCCCGCCTTCGGCGGCGGCGAGGTCGTCGATCCCATCTATCTCCTGATCGTCGGCCGCGCGACCAAGAGCTACGAGGGCCAGACCATCCCCGCCGAGACCATCGCGCTGCGGGCTGCCCGCGACTACCTGTCGGAGACGATCCCGCAACTCGAGCTCGGCGAGGACATCGTCGTCGACGTCAAGCTCGGCGAGGGCAGTGGCGACCTCCAAGAGGTCTTCGGCGAAGACGAGGTGTCCGTCCCGATGGCCAACGACACGAGCTACGGCGTCGGCCACGCCCCGCTGACCGAAACCGAGCAGATCGTCCTCGAGACCGAGCGGCGGCTCAACGGCGAGTTCGCAGACGAGAATCCGTATCTGGGTCCCGACGTGAAGATCATGGGTAAGCGCGAGGGCGACCGGATCGACGTCACCGTCGCGGCGGCGATGATCGACGAGTACATCGCGGACATGGACGCGTACGCCGACGCCGTCGACGAGGTGCAGGCGTTCGTCGAGGAGATCTCCGGGGAGTACACCGACCGCGAGGTCGCCGTCCACGTTAACAACGCCGACGACTACGACGAGGGCTCGATCTACCTCACCGTGACCGGCACCTCCGCCGAGCAGGGCGACGACGGCTCCGTCGGCCGGGGCAACCGCGCCAACGGCCTGATCACGCCCAACCGATCGATGTCGATGGAGGCGACCAGCGGCAAGAACCCCGTCAACCACATCGGGAAGATCTACAACCTGCTCTCGACGGAGATCGCCGAATCGGTCGTCGACGACGTCGACGAGATCCGCGACCTGCGCGTCCGACTGCTCTCCCAGATCGGCCGCCCGATCGACCGGCCCCACGTCGCCGACGTCGAGCTGGTCACCGAGGAGGGCGTCGCGGTCGGCGACGTCGAGGACGACGTCGAGGCCATCGTCGACGAGGAACTCGCCAACGTCACGGACATCACTCGCCGCGTGATCGACGGCGAGCTTTCGACGTTCTGA